One Streptomyces drozdowiczii DNA segment encodes these proteins:
- a CDS encoding roadblock/LC7 domain-containing protein, whose translation MTATTDEKLNWLLEGLLERTPGARHALVLSRDGLKLCRTPELSVDQADQLAAISAGIQSLSHGASVEFGNGNGGVRSAMAEFYGGILFIVEAGAGAHLAVVAAESADVGLVGHNMSELVEQLGEHLVAPPRDPVDAVAAARGTAV comes from the coding sequence ATGACCGCGACCACCGACGAGAAGCTCAACTGGCTGCTGGAGGGGCTCCTCGAACGGACCCCCGGCGCCCGGCACGCCCTCGTGCTGTCGAGGGACGGCCTCAAGCTGTGCCGTACGCCGGAACTCTCCGTCGACCAGGCCGACCAGCTCGCCGCGATCTCCGCCGGCATCCAGAGCCTGTCCCACGGCGCGTCCGTGGAGTTCGGCAACGGCAACGGCGGCGTCCGCTCCGCCATGGCCGAGTTCTACGGCGGCATCCTGTTCATCGTGGAGGCGGGCGCCGGCGCCCACCTCGCGGTCGTCGCCGCCGAGAGCGCCGACGTGGGCCTCGTCGGCCACAACATGAGCGAGCTGGTCGAGCAGCTGGGCGAGCACCTGGTCGCCCCGCCGCGCGACCCCGTCGACGCGGTCGCCGCCGCCCGGGGCACGGCCGTATGA
- a CDS encoding GTP-binding protein has translation MDSATSDRAALRATADNGLKIVVVGGFGVGKTTMVRSVSEIRPLNTEETMTRAGEAVDHLDGVGSKTSTTVAFDFGRISLDERSVLYLFGAPGQERFWFLWDRLFSGTLGAVVLVDTRRLADSWYAIDRLEHHGTPFIVACNDFGGPLHTEQQIREALDISPDVPLVECDARDRSSSKYVLITLVEHLHRLSAARTEEAPAPAEDTPALTPEPTP, from the coding sequence TTGGACTCCGCAACCTCTGACCGCGCCGCCCTGAGAGCGACGGCCGACAACGGACTGAAGATAGTCGTGGTCGGCGGCTTCGGGGTCGGCAAGACCACCATGGTCCGATCCGTGAGCGAGATCCGTCCGCTCAACACGGAGGAGACGATGACCCGCGCGGGCGAGGCGGTCGACCACCTCGACGGCGTCGGGTCCAAGACGTCCACCACGGTCGCCTTCGACTTCGGCCGGATCAGCCTGGACGAACGCTCGGTGCTCTACCTGTTCGGCGCGCCCGGCCAGGAGCGCTTCTGGTTCCTGTGGGACCGGCTGTTCTCCGGCACCCTGGGCGCCGTCGTCCTCGTCGACACCCGGCGCCTGGCCGACTCCTGGTACGCGATCGACCGCCTCGAACACCACGGCACGCCGTTCATCGTCGCCTGCAACGACTTCGGCGGCCCGCTCCACACCGAGCAGCAGATCCGGGAAGCGCTCGACATCTCCCCGGACGTCCCGCTCGTGGAGTGCGACGCGCGCGACCGGTCCTCCAGCAAGTACGTGCTGATCACCCTGGTCGAGCATCTGCACCGGCTCTCGGCGGCCCGTACGGAGGAGGCCCCCGCGCCCGCCGAGGACACCCCCGCCCTGACCCCGGAGCCCACCCCGTGA
- a CDS encoding cytochrome P450 has translation MTECPHASGAVPLYGPRFQGEPAALYRELRRDHGPVAPIVLPGDVPAWLVLGYRELHQVTGDPALFTRDSQLWNQWDAIPDDWPLMPMISRDQPSILYTVGERHGRRAAVICEALEATNPFELKKSTEEFADELIDAFCAAGSTDLIADYAMLLPVRVLAKLYGFSDDKGPALVTAMNDMINGGPTALAGQRHIAASVYALLADRRAEPGDDVASRMLANTAGFTDEDVARDLMVMMAAGHQPTADWIGNSLRLMLTDDRFAASLSGGRHSVGEAMNEVLWEDTPSQNIAGRWAARDTHLGGRHIKAGDLLVLSLAGANADPQVRTDGSTLTGGNNAFFSFSHGEHRCPFPAQETAEVIARTAIEVILDRLPDVDLAVPAERLTRRPSPWLRGLTDLPVTFTPTPALGASR, from the coding sequence GTGACCGAGTGCCCCCACGCGTCCGGTGCCGTGCCGCTGTACGGACCCCGCTTCCAGGGCGAACCGGCGGCGCTCTACCGGGAGCTGCGGCGCGACCACGGACCGGTCGCCCCGATCGTGCTGCCCGGTGACGTCCCGGCCTGGCTCGTCCTCGGCTACCGCGAGCTGCACCAGGTCACCGGGGACCCGGCCCTCTTCACCCGCGACTCGCAGCTGTGGAACCAGTGGGACGCGATCCCCGACGACTGGCCGCTGATGCCGATGATCAGCCGGGACCAGCCGTCGATCCTCTACACGGTCGGCGAGCGCCACGGCCGCCGGGCGGCCGTGATCTGCGAGGCGCTGGAGGCCACGAACCCCTTCGAACTCAAGAAGAGCACCGAGGAGTTCGCGGACGAACTGATCGACGCGTTCTGCGCGGCCGGTTCGACGGACCTCATCGCTGATTACGCGATGCTCCTCCCCGTACGCGTCCTGGCGAAGCTGTACGGCTTCTCGGACGACAAGGGCCCCGCCCTCGTCACCGCGATGAACGACATGATCAACGGCGGGCCCACCGCGCTGGCCGGCCAGCGGCACATCGCCGCCTCCGTCTACGCGCTGCTCGCCGACCGGCGCGCCGAGCCCGGGGACGACGTCGCCTCCCGGATGCTCGCCAACACCGCCGGGTTCACGGACGAGGACGTGGCCCGGGACCTCATGGTGATGATGGCGGCCGGGCACCAGCCGACCGCCGACTGGATCGGCAACTCGCTGCGCCTCATGCTCACCGACGACCGCTTCGCCGCCTCGCTCTCCGGCGGCCGGCACAGCGTCGGTGAGGCGATGAACGAGGTGCTGTGGGAGGACACCCCCAGCCAGAACATCGCCGGGCGCTGGGCCGCCCGCGACACGCACCTCGGCGGCCGCCACATCAAGGCCGGCGACCTGCTCGTCCTCTCCCTCGCCGGGGCCAACGCCGACCCCCAGGTCCGTACGGACGGCTCGACGCTCACCGGCGGCAACAACGCGTTCTTCTCCTTCAGCCACGGCGAGCACCGCTGCCCGTTCCCGGCGCAGGAGACCGCCGAGGTCATCGCCCGTACGGCCATCGAGGTCATCCTCGACCGGCTGCCCGACGTCGACCTCGCCGTCCCCGCCGAGCGGCTGACCCGGCGCCCCTCCCCCTGGCTGCGCGGCCTGACCGACCTACCCGTGACCTTCACGCCCACCCCGGCCCTTGGAGCTTCCAGATGA
- a CDS encoding cytochrome P450 family protein: protein MTAPAEEATDRIVLDPFVTDLAGESARLHAAGPLARVELPGGVPVYTVTHYAEAKALLTDSRLVKDINVWGAWQRGEIPLDWPLIGLVNPGRTMLTADGAEHRRLRGLVAQALTVRRVERLREGIEARTKVLLDRLEEHAAGETVDLKAEFAYPLPMNVISELMGIDSADLPRMKELFDKFFSNLTPRAEVPQMMADIHTLFSRILAEKKESPGDDLTGALLLASEDGDHLTDDEILNTLKLIIAAGHETTISLIVNAVVALETHPEQRRAVLAGEVGWDGVIEETLRWSAPTSHILIRFATEDIEVGGRVLPKGEGVMTSFAAIAHDEGQWGASATEFDATRSPNRHISFGHGPHVCPGAALSRLEASVALPALYARFPELSLAVPASELRNKPIVTQNDLYELPVTLR from the coding sequence ATGACCGCGCCCGCCGAAGAAGCCACCGACCGCATCGTCCTCGACCCCTTCGTCACCGACCTCGCGGGCGAGAGCGCGCGGCTGCACGCGGCGGGCCCGCTCGCCCGGGTCGAGCTACCGGGCGGGGTGCCGGTCTACACCGTCACGCACTACGCGGAGGCGAAGGCGCTGCTCACCGACAGCCGCCTGGTCAAGGACATCAACGTGTGGGGCGCCTGGCAGCGCGGCGAGATCCCGCTCGACTGGCCGCTCATCGGCCTCGTCAACCCGGGCCGCACCATGCTCACCGCCGACGGCGCCGAGCACCGCCGGCTGCGCGGCCTGGTCGCGCAGGCGCTCACCGTGCGCCGGGTGGAGCGGCTGCGCGAGGGCATCGAGGCCCGTACGAAGGTGCTGCTCGACCGGCTGGAGGAGCACGCGGCGGGCGAAACGGTGGACCTGAAGGCGGAGTTCGCCTACCCGCTGCCGATGAACGTGATCAGCGAGCTGATGGGCATCGATTCGGCGGACCTGCCGCGGATGAAGGAACTGTTCGACAAGTTCTTCTCCAACCTGACGCCCCGCGCCGAGGTCCCGCAGATGATGGCGGACATCCACACCCTGTTCTCGCGCATCCTGGCCGAGAAGAAGGAGTCCCCCGGCGACGACCTGACCGGGGCGCTGCTCCTGGCGTCCGAGGACGGGGACCACCTCACCGACGACGAGATCCTCAACACCCTGAAGCTGATCATCGCGGCGGGCCACGAGACGACCATCAGCCTCATCGTGAACGCGGTGGTCGCGCTGGAGACCCACCCCGAGCAGCGGCGGGCGGTGCTGGCCGGCGAGGTGGGCTGGGACGGGGTGATCGAGGAGACGCTGCGCTGGTCGGCGCCGACCTCGCACATCCTGATCCGGTTCGCCACGGAGGACATCGAGGTGGGCGGCCGGGTGCTGCCGAAGGGCGAGGGCGTCATGACGTCGTTCGCGGCGATCGCGCACGACGAGGGGCAGTGGGGGGCGTCGGCCACGGAGTTCGACGCGACCCGCTCCCCGAACCGCCACATCTCCTTCGGGCACGGCCCGCACGTCTGCCCGGGGGCCGCGCTGTCCCGCCTGGAGGCGTCGGTGGCGCTGCCCGCGCTGTACGCCCGCTTCCCGGAGCTGTCCCTCGCCGTCCCGGCGTCCGAGCTGCGCAACAAGCCGATCGTCACGCAGAACGACCTGTACGAACTCCCGGTCACGCTGCGCTGA